CAAACCCGCCGTGATCAGGTCAGCCGTGGTGCCAGGATTCCGGCGATGCCCGTCCGCGCGCAACCAGAAATCGAAATCGGAAGCCGCCTCGTGATACGCCTGGTCGCCAGGGCGGCCAATTTCGAGGATACGCTGGGCCATGCGCGTGGCTTGCTCCGCAGTCGATAGGCCGCACTTTCGTGCGATCAGGCTGTCGGGATGCCGGCTCATCGTGACCAGGTGCGCGTGAACGATCGTGTCGGCCAGCGGCCAGCGGGCCTCGACTCCAACTCGCAGCGCTGGCACCACGAGATCGAAGACGTCGGCAAAGTCGGTCGTGTATTGTCGCGCGATCAGGTCGCGGTCGGCCGCCAATTGCATCGCGTGCCGAAGGTTGTCCGGGGCTGGGCCGCTGACGTCGGCCTCGTCGACGTGCCCCATGCCGCCGGGCTGCGCCAGCCGAATTGCGTCGTACACGAGCTGCGCGTCATTGGCGTCAAGGTCGGCGAGCACTCGTGACACGCCCGCGGCGAGTGAAGCGTCGCGTGGCACCATGGCTAGCGGCACCAACAGCAGCACGGCTCCTAGGTTTGTATTCGTGGCCACGGCGGTGCGGGTCGCTGCGATACAATCACGTACCGAACGCCCCAATCGTCCCCCAGCGGCCGCGCTCGCAATCGAGGGTCCGATCATCAGGGCGCTAGTCGCGAAATCCAGATACGTGAGCCCCTCGAAATCGGCGCCGCGATGGACATTGCCCGGCTTCGGCGCGGTCGCTTCCAGCAGGCAGGCCATACCCGCGCAGAGGGAAACGCGCGAGGGCCAATCGTCAGGCGAGGAAGAGTCCAGTGGCATGTTGCGGTTCAATTATCGGCAGGAATCGATTGAGCGGCGGCGAGAGCAGGAAGTGTCAATATACCTATCGCGGGGCGGGCGGTAAGATAGGTGGGCCGTGGGAGGCCGACTGTGCCGTTTAAGCAGGCAGTTTGGCACCGGGATCGCCTTGGCAGTCGCGGATTATCGCGACGACGGCGGCAGAAAAACTAGGATTACTTGAAGGACCTGCCAGGGCCAGACGACCGAGGAAAATGTGAGCGAACAATCTTTTCTGGCCGAGCATTTCATCAACCGCGAATTGAGCTGGTTGGAGTTCAACGCGCGCGTCCTGGAAGAAGCCGAGGACGAAACGAACCCGCTGTTTGAACGGGTCAAGTTCCTGTCGATCTTCAGCTCGAACTTGGACGAATTCTTCATGATTCGCGTGGCCGGGCTGCGCGAGCAGGCGTTTGGCGACCTGGCGCCGCAGGATTACTCGCCGGACGGCTTGCGGCCAATTTCGCAGTTGCAGCGGATCGCGGTCCGTACGCAAGAGCTGGTCGCAGCGCAGTACCGTTGCTGGAACGAATCCGTCCGCCCGGCGCTTGCCGAACACGGTTTTCGTCTGCTGAAGAACGAAGAGCTGAACGGCGACCAGCGCGCCGTGGTCGACCGCTTTTTCGCCGAACGTGCCTTTCCCGTGCTGACGCCGATGGCGGTCGATCCGGCCCATCCCAGCCCGCGCTACCACAATCGTGCACTCTACCTGGCGGCGCTATTGGACCGGCGGACCGGACTGGGGCCGGCGCATCTGTTCGCCGTGGTGCAATTGCCGCAAGTCTTGCCGCGGCTGGTGGCGTTGGGGCAGGGGGATGATCTGCAATTCACGCTGCTTGAGGATGCGATCTCGGCGCGGCTGCCTGAATTGTTCGGCGGTTTCGACGTGTTGTCGAGCACGACATTTCGCATCACGCGCGACAGCGACGTGGAGTTGCTCGAGCAAGAGTCGGACGACATGTTGCGGCTGATCGAGAAACGCTTGCGCGAACGGCAGCGTGGCCAAGCGGTGCGCTTGGAAGTGGCGGCCGACGTCAGCGAAGCCCTGATTCGCATGATCGTCGAGCCCGAGGAGATCAAGGAAGGGGACGCCACGGCCGATTCGTACAGCGAGTTATACCGCATTCCCGGGCCACTCGATTTGACCGCCATGACGGAACTGGCGCGGGTGCCGGGGCATGAGCATTTGCGTGATTTGCCGTTCACGCCTCGCCCGCCGCGCGGCCGTCGCGGTAATGAGGATATTTTCGCGGCGATCCGCCGGCAGGACATGCTGGTCCACCACCCCTTCGATTCGTTCGAGCCGGTGGTCGAATTCGTCAGCCGCGCGGCGCTCGATCCGAACGTGCTGGCCATTAAGCAAACGCTTTATCGGACCAGCGGCGATTCGCCGGTGACCCGGGCCCTGATCGCGGCCGCGGAGAATGGCAAGCACGTCACGGCATTGGTCGAACTGAAAGCCCGCTTCGACGAAGCAAACAACGTCAGTTGGGCGCGACAACTAGAGCGGGCCGGTGTCCACGTGGTGTTCGGTTTCCTCGATCTTAAGACCCATTGCAAATTGTCACTGGTCGTTCGCCAGGAAGGGAACGTCGTGCGCCGGTATGTCCATCTGGGGACCGGCAACTACAACCCAACGACCGCGATGCTGTACACCGACCTGGGGCTTTTTACGGCCGACGAAGATATCGTGGCCGACGCCTCGGCGCTGTTCAACCTATTAACCGGTTATTCGCAGGGGCATCAATGGCGCAAGCTAGTGGTTGCTCCGGGGGACTTGCATCGCGGTACGATCGAATTGATCGAAGAGCAGACGCGCAGGGCCCGGTCGGGCCAAAAGTCGCGCATCTTCGCCAAGCTGAACGCGCTGGTCGATT
This sequence is a window from Pirellulales bacterium. Protein-coding genes within it:
- a CDS encoding triphosphoribosyl-dephospho-CoA synthase; this translates as MPLDSSSPDDWPSRVSLCAGMACLLEATAPKPGNVHRGADFEGLTYLDFATSALMIGPSIASAAAGGRLGRSVRDCIAATRTAVATNTNLGAVLLLVPLAMVPRDASLAAGVSRVLADLDANDAQLVYDAIRLAQPGGMGHVDEADVSGPAPDNLRHAMQLAADRDLIARQYTTDFADVFDLVVPALRVGVEARWPLADTIVHAHLVTMSRHPDSLIARKCGLSTAEQATRMAQRILEIGRPGDQAYHEAASDFDFWLRADGHRRNPGTTADLITAGLFVALREAIIELPLRFYAA
- the ppk1 gene encoding polyphosphate kinase 1, whose product is MSEQSFLAEHFINRELSWLEFNARVLEEAEDETNPLFERVKFLSIFSSNLDEFFMIRVAGLREQAFGDLAPQDYSPDGLRPISQLQRIAVRTQELVAAQYRCWNESVRPALAEHGFRLLKNEELNGDQRAVVDRFFAERAFPVLTPMAVDPAHPSPRYHNRALYLAALLDRRTGLGPAHLFAVVQLPQVLPRLVALGQGDDLQFTLLEDAISARLPELFGGFDVLSSTTFRITRDSDVELLEQESDDMLRLIEKRLRERQRGQAVRLEVAADVSEALIRMIVEPEEIKEGDATADSYSELYRIPGPLDLTAMTELARVPGHEHLRDLPFTPRPPRGRRGNEDIFAAIRRQDMLVHHPFDSFEPVVEFVSRAALDPNVLAIKQTLYRTSGDSPVTRALIAAAENGKHVTALVELKARFDEANNVSWARQLERAGVHVVFGFLDLKTHCKLSLVVRQEGNVVRRYVHLGTGNYNPTTAMLYTDLGLFTADEDIVADASALFNLLTGYSQGHQWRKLVVAPGDLHRGTIELIEEQTRRARSGQKSRIFAKLNALVDYRVIEALYRASQAGVPIDLVVRGVCCLRPGMPGISENIRVRSVVDRFLEHSRLYVFSPDDEAQIYLASADWMPRNFYRRVEVMFPINATKPRERILEEILPAYLRDNVKSRILCPDGTHYRAQRTGDEPRHRVQEELLYGRVGGTPLVAEPHAIQHAEPLVENGHPKSSGGAARV